The DNA segment AGAATAGAGAAATTAAATTTGAGGACCCCAAACAAAATGGAAATTTCTGCTCCAACAAACATGAGAGAGAGCTGGGAATAGCTGGAAAACCTACTCCATCAAGAACCGCTTCACAATCTTCACGCTTGGCTCCAACACCTGTCTTTCCCAATTCTCTGCCGCCCTCCTGCCGCCCATCGCCGCCATAAACGCCGCCGTCGAGTCCACCCTTTTCAACTCCCACCCGGCCTCGTCTCTCAAGCGCAGGATTTTCCCCACCTGCCTCTTCGCCAGCTGACAGGTGTTCTCCTTGATTGCCCTCACCGCCTCCTCGTACGCCGCCTGCTTCTCCATTTCGTCTATCCCCGATTCACCATTCTCGAAGTACTTCTGGAACTCCGGGACCCCGATCGCCTTCTTCAGCCCGCATTTGCTCACTGAGTTCGACTCGGGATGAAGGAAATACTCTGCTAATTCCTCCAACATCCCTGAATCGAGCATGTCGTCTACCCGTTTGATTAAATACTGATTCAATACGCCGGAAGAAACGTCGACCCAAATGAAACAGCACCTGTAGCGAAGTTCCTTACAGAAGACCGAGTCCACATCCGAGTTAAAATCGCCGAATACATCCACATCTGGGTTGTATTTTTTCGCCAACAAGGCATAGATGAACGAGTTGGAACCCCCGACTATGAAGGGTATTCTTCTTCGGGAAACAATCTGCGAAATGACTGCTGCCCCGGTGCGGCGGAAATCGGAGGGAGTGAACTCCGGGTGCGAATCGGATGACTCGAACTCCCCGAGTAAATGGTGGCGGACGTTCTTACGTTCCCATAATGGGATTTTGTTAGTGGTAATGTCGAGCCCACTGTAAACTTGGATTTTGTCGGAGTTTATGATTTCCGAATCGGGAAAAAATCTGGCCGCCAAATCGACGGAAAGCTTGGATTTACCGCAGCCGGTCGGGCCCATGATGACGATAATTTTCATGTGGCGGCGGAGGGTGGCAGAAGTGGTGGCGGAATCGATATCCGTGGACTGCATCCGGGCCCACCTGGAGGTGGATTTATTTGAAAAGGAGAGGGAGAGGGAGAGGAGCGTGTTGTGGGTTTTGCAAGGAAAGTGGGGTGTCGTTGGAAATACTGATAATCTTTTCATATGGAACACGAAACAAACTCCGTGTAGAGCCAAAGAAGAGAGATACAGAGATAGATATATACgtatatatgtatctatttgtgtgtgtatctctctctctctctctctctctctctctctgtgaCTGTGTGTGCAGGTGGGTGATTGTAGTACTGTTGAATGAAGGCGGACGAAGGGTTGGTGCTGAGTTGGTTCTGTAATGCTACGCAGAtcggtgtgtgtgtgtaaagTGTGTGATGGTATCTCTATCATGTGTATATATTGTTGCTGCTCCCATTTTTCAATGCTTCTTTCTTATTTTCCCTCTGCTGCTGCTTCTTCTTCCTTCAATATATACACAGATATATATTCAGACATTCATTTATATTAATATCtgattttgtgtgtgtgtgtgtgtgtttttctgTGAATGAATAAGTTTCttggagatatatatatatacacacatctAGGCGGGGGTGCGAGACAGAGGTGGATTCCTTATTCAGAGCTCTGCACAGAAAAGGCAAAGGAAAAATATAAGGAGTCCAATACGATATAATATGTATGTTCATTTATTCTCTATATagttatttttctttaaaatcgATCGAATAAAGTATTCTCTttacaaaaattaattagtGAGATATTATGCCAACAATTTTTgtgaataaatattatatttatattattataattggaAATGAAAATTATGTACTACTATTATTATATTTCACATGTTTTACAAAAACAGAAATAAATATtaagaatattattttatatcatcTCTATCTAACGCCCTGGTCTTAAACTCTTATTGTATGTGCAAATGgttcaagtaaaataaataaataaataatatgtatgatttttttaaaaaaaaattacattttttgGATAGTATAATAAAAATTCCAACTCTATGAGTTTTTtgggaaataaaaattttaagttacattattttatcatatatatatatatatatatttacttaaGAACTCATATTCAGAATCCTTCAATGCACAATGGATAAACTTTTGGGATTTAAATCACATTAATCACTCATATTCAGTATCCTTCAATGAACAATGGATAAATTTTTGGGATATAAATCACATTAATCACTCATATTCCTTCAATGCACATTGGATAAATTTTTGGGATATAAATCACATTAATCACTCATATTCAGTATCTTTCAATGCACAATGGATAAACTTTTGGGATATAAATCACATTAATCAGGTAAATCACATTATGCAAGTCTTTTACATGAGGCTCGTTCCAAAGAGTGTCAATAAGAGAATCGATTTCATGATCATCCATTAATTAAACACTCAACTATTTTATCATCGGACATCCATAGAGAGGGTTTTTTCACAgtttactttaaaaataaaaataaaattttaatttaaggtAAAAATGGATAGGTTATTTTTCTACCGTAACACGCCGTGTGTATAGGCGTGAAAAATCCTAATCACGCCCAAAAAAATGGCGTgtcttcattttttatttttttttaaaaaccaagTCACGCCACTCAAAGTGGTGTGACTTGATTGATTTAttaatgttaaaaaaataatattagtcACTCAAATTGTTAATCACGCCGACATAATAATAGCTAGCATATGTGTACACCCGTTTTGTGTGacgaaaattttgtttttttttattaaaattaatttttttaaaaaaattaataaatttatgtGAACAAAAAATGAATGTTTCTTGGATTAAATATTAGTCATAAGTCTAGCTACGAGAAATATTTAAAAGACCATGAATTAACGTAACACGCCGTCTAGAAAGGCGTGATTAAGATTCTAATCACGCCCAAATGAATGGCGtgtctttatttttattatattagtCATGCCTCAAATTGCTAATCAGGgctgaaataataataataataataataataataataataataataataataataatttgatatgtatcatattttattaaataattaaaaattattataataattagtTAACCCCTAACCCACtcgattgaattgagttgaaatTTCTCAGCCTGTCGAGATGGTGGCCGGCCTACCCTCGACCCGTCAAGCGGGACGAGATGGGCCGATCCACAAAAAATCTATCGTTGTTTGGTGgctataaattataatatttttatttaagtcataTTTTTTGTATATGTTGAAAATTATTTAACAACTTATCAAATGATTGTATCATGATTATtattgatgataaaataaatatttactcaTTTTTTAATTGATATAAAACGAAACTTAACAATTGGTTTGGTGTAGTATTGGATCATGAGACAATTGACAAATTGAACgtgtaaaaaataaaagaaaaacttCTCGGACGGTTGTGCTCtctttaaacaaaatttttgggttcgtgctttccaaaaaaaaaaatttatttcttatgtgtaaattttttttatatgtatatatatatatatatatgattatttagGAATTCAAACTTTGTTAAAAATGGTATTTTAATCGTATTTGagcttattttaatttatttttgttgttaaaaaatagataattttgtattttaatattttattaaatgtttgttGTTTATAATTGAACATTGATAAAtatagatacatatatatatatatatatatatataataaaaaataaaatagggaTATTTGAGGAAACAGACTAGGtcaaacctttttttttttaaaaaaaattaacctcTCCAAGTTTATTTGAAATACACTAGAGAGAGGAGgtcattttctttaaaaaagaTTGACCGATGTTAGATAATAATTAAACTTTGCATATCGTACGTTTGAGGGTATTCTGTTATCTAACATCGGTCAAacattgttttttaaaaaaatgacctTTTTTAGtgtaatttaaatcactggggaatgtcatttttttaaaaaaaatatttaactgaGTCCATTTCCCCAAATATCTCGTACGTTTGCCAACAAAAATATTGCAACAATCGTAAAAGTCAATTTTAAGTCATATTTGTGATATATATTGAAAAATGATTTAACAACTTAACAAACGATTGTATCATGAATATTattgatgataaaataatttttccatcAATTTTTAGTTGATATACAACGGATCTTAACAATTGGGTTGCTGTAATAATTTGACTCAATTTGGTCTATTCTGAACACTTCTAATTGATATATCTTTTTCATCGTGAGAGATGGAGAAAagtgttattattgttattatctaTACTTATTTATTAAGTGAGAAGACCTTAGAGAAACACACTTGGTCTCTTGTTATggccttaatttgaatttcaaattatttgaaaaaaaatggtgggaaataaactaaaaaaatattaattcatGGTCTTTTAACTATTCCTCGTAGCTAGACTTATGACTAATATTTAATCCAAGAAACATTCATTTTTTGTTCacataaatttattaattttttttaaaaaaattaattttattaaaaaaaatcaaaatttttgtcACACAAAACGGATGTACACATATGCTAGTTATTATTATGTCGGCGTGATTAACAATTTGAGTgactaatattatttttttaacattaaTAAATCAATCAAGTCACACCACTTTGAGTGGCGTgacttggttttttaaaaaaaataaaaaatgaagacACGCCATTTTTTTGGGCGTGATTAGGATTTTATCACGCCTATACACACGTCGTGTTATGGTAAAAAAATAACCTATTTATATTTaccttaaattaaaattttatttttatttttaaagtaaacTGTGAAAAAACCCTCCATAGAGACCtcacattttaaatatttttttctagcactaaaaagttttttttttcttcattaaAACTTTTCATTGGACAGAAGTTCCTTGGGGGGAAAAAAAGTTGGACAAAGGAATGTCATGAGCCCGATGATAATTAATTGAAGTTTATCCACTgcgcttaatttttttttaatgagttATGAATCTGCAACCGTTATCTTTAGATGTATATTGAGTAATTCTTCAGTTTAACATAATAGTCTGCAAACCACATTAAAGAGATAAATTTACTAGGCAAGTCCTATGCGACTCGTCCAAAAAAGTGTTGATAAAGTCTCCTGACTATTGATCCAGTGTATACTTACTCTACGAGCTCGGACACCTCTTTTAGGACTCCATTGCGCTTAATTGTTGTACCGTATGAATAATAAGATGCACATTAATATATCAGAAGTCTTATTTATTAATAACATGTTTCTACGTAATCAAAATTTAAAGTCATTTGAAATTTCTACACAAGCTTCAtcttatcaaaatattttctaaatgaaGTATCATAGTTACTTATTACTTCattaaaaatcatttcaaatttctacACAAGCTTCATcttatcaaaatatatattttctaaaTGAAGTATCATAGTTACTTATTTACTTCATTAAAAATTTCTTCAGCTCACATTTATGTGGCGCCAATGACTTACATCGGGGCTCAAACTCGCTCAAACTCAAGGTTTaaagaataaaatttaaaattttcaaatttattacAAAAAAGGTCAAAAGTTTATTTGAGAGCATGATCATGAGCCCCTCGATCGGTCTACACATGCTTAGATAATTTTCTAACGAAAAATCGATAATCACTTTTTTTGAGATTGCAGACAACATCTTATTCTAATTCATGAATTTTTCGGCTTtcctgagtaatcggctttgcataTATTAGTTTCaaataaaaactcaaaataatagaAGCTAATCGCACACTTTAATATAGgtatatattatgttatatgtATATTTAAACTTCTTTTATTTGATGAGTTCTCTCCATGCAATCCTGTATACTAACACAAACTATTATGAAATGATCTTACATATAAATTTTGTAGATTAGTCTTTTATTCGATCTtatccataaaaaatattagtttttatgttaaaaatattactttcttTGTAAATATATGTAGTAACCCAATATCTGATTTAAATTTAAGTTggttaaacatgtttagaatagTAAAACTTgtttaaagaatttttttatgttCAAACGGACCCAGTAATCGACTCCGAATGTCCAAAAATGGTTCAGAGCAAACTTGGCTCGAGTaattcggaaggtccgaacatgGACTCCGAACGTGAGATCGGAGCGACAAAAGAGTTAGAACATGCGCACTATCTATGTGTCAAGTATGTGTAAACACGTGAAAAAACatgcagatcggagctttcgaagtgggagttcggagcttccaaaccagggatcggagcttccgaacccttgtctataaataggggccgaaATCCTCATAATTAGTGTGTGTTTGGATGTGTTTGAGTATGCATCAAATTATATTCTTAGTGTTTTAGCTTTAAACTCGAGGGTCAACGGACGCATGCATAGTCTGAGATATCTATTGGTATTCGAGAgcatctattagcttagttaagacttttagatcaGTATTAGTGAGACATAATTATCTTGATTTGTAGTGTTGGATGGTAGTGCCTATACATTGATCTAGTATAGTTGTTGAGGTACGTAATGTACtaactgagatagccagcgagtatgcatgcttatgtgttgcatattatgTGTCATGATCTATGTTTTActgatttgatatattatgttgcatgtgtatATATCATGTTGAGCCTATGTATCCTTCGAGATAGGCCTTTCCAGTAGGGTCGCGCAGCCCTTGTTTTCGGACGGTTAGACACTGAGAGTCACGGTGGCCGATGGGTCAGTGTTCATGGACAATTTAGATCCACATCCGGTTTGGAGTGAGGGAGTTACCTAGTGGTTTGAGTCCCCGATGGTACTAATCATACCTTGGCTTCAGTCTGAGCAGGATTGATCGGTATACCCAGGTACCTAGTCATtcattttgcatgcatcatatcagTATGTTTACTCGTGCTTTACGTTCTGAGCGTAGTTCACTCTAGTCCATGTTATTGtgtttcttggacaccccatttggtGGGTGTAGTAACCCGTCCCGGAATTACTAACTAACAAAGCTTAAAAATGCAATAAATATCTTAAGGCAATAATCAAATTTAAACCAGCGGAAACTTAAACATTTCAACTAAAACTACCGACAAGAATACAACCGGCCCCAAAATAAATATCGATAAatgttatacaaccccatcgaaaaTAGGGGTGCAAACAAATCGAGCcagttcgtgagctttacgagtccgctcgataaatatttgattcgtaatCGAACTTATCgagctcgagccgaattcgaacatgttcgaactttttttcgagccgatcTTGAGCCGAAATTAttatgttcgatagttcgcaAATAGTTcacgagccttaatatttaattaatataatataattatataataaatatatatacatttcaaacattttcatacatttcgagcttttcgaaccataatatccgagcaaTAGTTCACGAACAGGTTCGAATGTTTCGAGCCGAACTTGAACTCGAGCTTCATtttgagccgagctcgagccaaaatatttgaaattatcgagcttcgaatcgagctcaaactcgaatatactcttatcgagccaaATTCGAgcctcgattcggttcgtttgctcCCCTAGAAAATACTAAATTCCACAAATATAAACCTAGTATAGTACAATCCACCCTGCTACAGCTCAATGACCGCTACCTCCCGGTTCATCCAACCTAAGTCCTGCCCCGTataatggggtgtccagaaccaAAACTGAGGACACGAGCTAACAATACTCAGTAcgaagtatgagtatacacatgctatgaatgccaAATGTCAATGAATGGATACCAAAAACCTATCACGGTAGAAAATCTTTCTCAACAAATGgtgtcatggtatgtagcatattgggccatcgcatcaggaggtagTCTCATACCATAAAAAATACGTGGATTTACTGGACCCAAAAccatggaatccatccacaaaaCCTAGGGGCTGAGCAACCCCTTTACAGCTAATATCAAGGTATAGACTCAACGTGATAATATATGCAACATAATATTCGTgacataatcaatgcacataaaatatgccatataaatcatgcTAACATAGAATATGCATAATCAACCAGGATATCTTGGATAGTACGTACGTACCTCAGAATAAGCAACCTAGCGATACTGgctctctagtccaagcctataagcaaaCAATCATGTATCACTAAACGTctactaaaatccttaactagactaataactACTCACTgaagctaatcagagtctagcGATATATTTGCGTCCATAGTCAGTCCTTTGACGATGATTACCCTAAACTCGAGGCACAACACTGCTACGATCCCGGCAGCTCTTTGTCACCGCCTGGACCTCAAATACGTCGCCTGAAAACCCGACTAGAAATGAGAGAGAAACTTGGAAAATGTGTGAAGAAAATGAGGCTCTCGACCTCTATATATAGACCTCGATCACAACTTCCGATCTCTCGTTCGGCGCTTCCGAACGCACTTCAGAACTTTCGATCGTTATTTCGAGCTCCTTCCTCCGAACGCATGTctctgattggacaacacactgCTGCGGACACAGTTCAGACCTAACGATctctagttcggagcttccgaactctcttTGTCAAATCATCGAATGAAAACCCATACCTTGTCTGACAGTGAAGgattcggagcttctgaacttCTTGGTACTTCCGAACTCCAATCTCACTTTCAaagggatcggaaccaccaatCTAAACCTAGCtagagttcggaccttccgaactcttGAACACTTTGAACACTTCAAACCATTTTCGAACGTTCTGaatattttcaactccttagacTCAATTTGAAATCCCATAGTCATGTTTTGACCAATTAAAAACATTTAGGCAGTTGTTTAACTTAAGTAGGaattgggctactacattctcccccacttaagcgATTTCGTTCCCGAAATCCAGACCAAGATAATCGAAATAAAACAATATTGGAAACAAAACAATACTGTAATTACAATTACTATTTAATTGTACAAAGGAAAAAtcacaatcaaaacaactccgGGTGTTCTGAACGCATACGAATTTTTAACTCCCAAGTCACCTTTTCAGTGACttgacgctgccactgaaccatgTCTAGAGGAAT comes from the Henckelia pumila isolate YLH828 chromosome 1, ASM3356847v2, whole genome shotgun sequence genome and includes:
- the LOC140875316 gene encoding adenylate isopentenyltransferase-like, producing MIEIPSHTLHTHTDLRSITEPTQHQPFVRLHSTVLQSPTCTHSHREREREREREIHTQIDTYIRIYLSLYLSSLALHGVCFVFHMKRLSVFPTTPHFPCKTHNTLLSLSLSFSNKSTSRWARMQSTDIDSATTSATLRRHMKIIVIMGPTGCGKSKLSVDLAARFFPDSEIINSDKIQVYSGLDITTNKIPLWERKNVRHHLLGEFESSDSHPEFTPSDFRRTGAAVISQIVSRRRIPFIVGGSNSFIYALLAKKYNPDVDVFGDFNSDVDSVFCKELRYRCCFIWVDVSSGVLNQYLIKRVDDMLDSGMLEELAEYFLHPESNSVSKCGLKKAIGVPEFQKYFENGESGIDEMEKQAAYEEAVRAIKENTCQLAKRQVGKILRLRDEAGWELKRVDSTAAFMAAMGGRRAAENWERQVLEPSVKIVKRFLME